One window of the Marinilactibacillus sp. Marseille-P9653 genome contains the following:
- a CDS encoding NAD(P)/FAD-dependent oxidoreductase translates to MKKTVSVVGAGAAGLASAIRLQHAGYDVTLYEKESIPGGKMNQLQKDGFTFDMGPSLVMMPDIYKEVFELAGRNPDDYIPMQRLDPMYTAFFEDEKINVSSDLTKITQEMENISDQDMAGFLGYLKDIYGRYIVAKDHFIQRPFRNASDFYNPKVIHQALKLKTFDSANHSIGKYIKDKRLQQILSFQTLYIGVSPNNGPSLYTIIPMIEYLYGIWFIKGGMHTMATGMEKLFLELGGKVQYNTSVEEIVIEKQEAKGIKVGNEIIHSDFVMCNADFPYAMKHLVKDQKSKGKYTDKKIDKMKYSCSCFIMYLGMDKKYEQIENIHNFIFSKDLDENLEDIFSGDVLSDPSFYVYMGSKMDPSLAPEGKDGLYILVPVSDLSTSKYEWNEDTIQYYRDRVFMKLKTIEGFENVEDEVISESYMTPIDWRDKFNAYNGACFGLQPTLTQSNHFRPQAKAKNCENLYFTGSSTHPGAGVPIVLTSAKIAVDELLLDDKK, encoded by the coding sequence CAGGATACGACGTAACCTTATACGAAAAAGAATCGATTCCTGGTGGAAAGATGAATCAGTTACAAAAAGATGGTTTTACTTTTGATATGGGACCAAGTCTGGTGATGATGCCAGATATATATAAAGAAGTTTTTGAATTAGCGGGTCGTAATCCAGACGATTATATTCCAATGCAAAGACTAGACCCAATGTATACAGCCTTTTTTGAAGATGAAAAAATCAATGTTTCTTCAGATTTAACAAAGATTACGCAAGAAATGGAAAACATTAGTGATCAGGATATGGCTGGATTTTTAGGATATCTGAAAGATATCTATGGACGTTACATCGTAGCAAAAGATCATTTCATTCAAAGACCTTTTAGAAATGCAAGTGACTTTTATAATCCTAAAGTGATACACCAAGCGCTTAAATTGAAGACATTTGACAGTGCCAACCATTCAATTGGTAAATACATCAAAGATAAAAGACTACAGCAAATCCTCAGTTTTCAAACTTTGTATATTGGAGTTTCGCCGAATAACGGTCCTTCACTATATACTATTATTCCAATGATTGAGTATTTATATGGTATATGGTTTATTAAAGGCGGAATGCATACGATGGCCACTGGTATGGAGAAGCTATTTTTAGAGTTAGGTGGAAAAGTTCAATATAATACTTCAGTAGAAGAAATTGTTATTGAAAAACAAGAAGCAAAAGGCATTAAAGTCGGTAACGAAATCATTCATTCTGACTTTGTCATGTGTAATGCTGATTTTCCATATGCTATGAAGCATTTAGTGAAAGATCAAAAATCTAAAGGCAAGTATACAGACAAAAAAATTGATAAAATGAAGTACTCTTGTTCTTGCTTTATTATGTACCTTGGTATGGACAAAAAATATGAGCAAATTGAAAATATCCATAATTTTATCTTCTCTAAAGATCTCGATGAAAACTTAGAAGACATATTTTCAGGAGATGTTCTAAGCGATCCTTCTTTTTATGTATACATGGGCTCTAAAATGGATCCATCCCTTGCGCCTGAAGGAAAAGATGGGCTTTATATTCTGGTACCTGTATCAGATTTATCTACTTCTAAGTACGAATGGAATGAAGATACGATTCAATATTATCGAGACAGAGTTTTCATGAAGTTGAAAACCATTGAAGGGTTTGAAAACGTAGAAGATGAAGTTATATCTGAGTCTTATATGACTCCAATTGACTGGAGAGACAAGTTCAATGCGTATAATGGTGCGTGCTTTGGACTTCAACCTACGTTAACTCAAAGTAATCACTTTAGACCGCAAGCAAAAGCGAAGAATTGTGAGAATCTTTACTTCACAGGTAGTAGTACACATCCTGGAGCAGGTGTTCCAATCGTATTGACTTCTGCTAAGATTGCAGTAGATGAACTATTATTAGACGATAAGAAATAA